The Brassica oleracea var. oleracea cultivar TO1000 chromosome C6, BOL, whole genome shotgun sequence genomic interval TTAATTTTAATTTTAAATTTTGATAATTATAAAAAAATATATCAATTTTACTGTTTTAAAGTAATTTAATTTATCTTAACCAAAATAAATAAATGAAAATCTATGTAAATTATAGTTTTAAATATAACTTGAATATAATTTAAAATAAATCAAATTATTTATTTTAATTCTATGTTTAACTAAATTAGTATTTAATATTTTTATTAAAATATTATTTTAAAATAATAAAATCTAAAATATTAACAAATTTTTATTTTTAAATATAATTTAAAATTTTATCAGAAAACACCTAGTATTCATGAATCATGAAGTTGTGTGTCTTAATGTCCTCTTTGAAACAGTCAGTTTCAAACTAAACTTCTTTGATCTTAACTAGTCACTGAACATACATACATACATATATATTGTAATGTTATTGTAAAGACCCAATTTTCAGCCCAGTGATTTCCGCCCAGCAAGGTCCACTAGGGTTGCAGGAAACCCTAGATTTTGAGCCATCAGAGAGAGATATTGGTGAACCGTCACAACCACCGTCGAATGATATCAGATCTGACACGTTACCACCGTCTCACGCCTAACGCCACCATCGTATTCGTGACGCCGAGACTAGTCCGGACAAGGAAGCTCAGCCTGAGAGCCACCTCGACGCGCCCACACGCGCGGCTAGAAATCCTGCGCGTGAATCTCACGTGCCACCGTCTCCGCCAGACGTTCGCTGGAGCCACCGCAGCCGGCCACCATCCGTCCTCCGCCGGGAAGCCGCCGCCGCATCGCCGCCGCGTCTCCGTTGCTGCCGGTGATTTTCCGGTAAGCGCCGCTGTCGTTGGCCGCCGCCGCCGACCGGTCTCCATCGACTCGCCGGTAACTCGGTGACTCGGCCGAGTCGACTCAGCGAGTCAAGCCGTTGACCAGTCACGCCGGTTTGGTTTGGTTTGTTCTATTGATTTTCGGTTTGATTGGTTATTGGGAATTGATTTCTGGTTAGGGTTAAACCAATTTGAAATCGATTTTAATCTAGTCCAATTGAAGTCGAATCCGGTTAAGGAAAAACCGACGGTTCAATTCGATTTCAATTTGGTCAAGGGTTGACCGGCATGAGTCAGAGTTGACCGGGTTGACCTTTGACCAGTGGGTAGACTTTTTGACCAGATCGCCGGTTATTCATTTCAAACCGTTCGAAAGGCATTCTGACTCGATTTTTCGTCCTGATTTCAGATTTGGAGTCTGTTTGAGCAGCTGAAGTTCATAGCTACCACTTTTCCACATTGCTAAGGTGAGGGTATATTCAGTAAATCTCGTACCAGTGTAGAATTCTTTCTATCGTAGTTTAGATTTTGAATCGTGATCCGTCTGTTTGAATTGAGTCTTGATTGTTAGTTAGTTCATTCACTGTAAACTGGAACTAGGGGTCTAGAGGATTCAACCGTTGATTTGATTGCGTGATGTTAAGAGATGTGATATATATATGTATGTATGCATAGTTATGAGTAGGGACTATGTGCGCAGGCGGGGGATCAGAGATGTCTGGGCTAGCGACGCTACTTTGATTGTGCGGGCCAGGGTTCAGAGACGTCTGGACTAGCGATGCTACTAGTGATGGGCGTGTGGTGCAGAGACGTTTGTACCATGGACGCAACTTGAGAGGGCGGGGGTACAGAGACAGACTGTACTAGCGACGCTACGTATTTATATATCCGTATGAGGAGATGCGGGGTGTATGGACTAGCTATATGCTATCATCGCATTGTTTGTGTTTGTGTGACGCGCTAGCCGTTGTGTGTGTTCATGTTAAAGTTAAACTTCCATTGTGGGAGTTCTATTTACTTAAGTCAGTGGTTTGCGTGTTTAGCATCCCATACCTCAGAGAGTAACTCTCCTGTTACTCACCCCTCCTATTCCTTCCCCTTTCAGGTGAGGCTGACGAGCATGAGTGATTGCTATCGGACTGGTGCTTTGGGAGTTTTATTTCTTTTCTTTTTCAGACTTGCAGTTTTTATGCTTTTACCGATATTTTCGGGATTTATTATGTTATTTGAATTTATGGCTATTTATTGGATTTACGACTTTGGAGTTGACTTTTGAGAAGTAATAAATGGAGATTTCAGACTTTTTATTTATTTAAGTTATTTCGGAAAATACGGGTGTTACAATTTTACTGCAATATCAGAGTGGCCTACACCTAAGAGTTCTACCGAGATTCGTAGTTTTCTGGGTTTAGCAGGATACTACAGGAAGTTTGTGAAGGATTTTGACAGTATTGCGAAACCGATGACGCAGTTAACAGGCAAATACACTAAGTTTGATTGGACAAATGCTTGTATGGAGAGTTTTACTGAGCTGAAATGAAAGTTCACAGATACGCCAGTGTTGGTATTACCGAGACCGGGGGTACCTTATGAGGTTTATACAAATGCGTCAGGGACTGGTTTGGGTTGTGTATTGATGCAGGATGGTCATGTTATTGCTTATGCCTCAGTCAGTTGAGGCCTCACGAGGTCAACTACCCTACTCATGATTTGGAGTTAGCAGCAGTTGTTTTTGCGCTAAAGATTTGGAGGTCATATTTGTATGGAGAGAAAGTTCAGATCCTCACAGACCACCAGATATTTTCGGGATTTATTATGTTATTTAAATTTATGGTTATTTATTGGAGTTAGCAGCAGTTTTTTTTTCAGACTTACAGTTTTTATGCTTTTACCGATATTTTCGGGATTTATTATGTTATTTGAATTTATGGTTATTTATTGGATTTAGGACTTTGAAGTTGACTTTTGAAAAGTAATAAATGGAGATTTTAGACTTTTTATTTATTTAAGCTATTTCTAAAAATACGGGTGTTACTGTTATATTATACGACAAGAAAACATGGAATTTGTCAATTACAATCGGTTCAATTAATCAAAGAAAAAGCTTTAAACGATAAGGGAAACGAGTGTCGATGTATAAGTGTTGTAATGAGGCCGAGACAGTCACATGGCCCCATTGCTTCCATGCCTTTCATCTCATCTCCAATCTCTCCCACACTTCTCTTTGTCCTGTCACTGTTTAGTTTTTGGTTACTCGCCACCATCTCTTTCTCTGGTCCCATCATGAATGATACAAATACACTTGACTAACTCTTTCTTGTTCCTTTATAAAAATTTATACGATAATCCCAACATCATCATGATCCAATATATTGATCTTCGATTTAAAATGATGTTTTGGTGGAATCTGAAGTTCAATCATTACTTTATTTGTATTAGAAAATACAGTTAGATGATGAGTCACACGCCAATAATTCCTTTTTCATCACACAATATTATTATTTTTTTATTTGAAAGTACGATCAAATCTTTAGTGTTGGAGCCTATGTGTGTAAGTCTCTTCTCAGTTAGCATTTTCCATTTGGTTTTATTAAAACGGAATATGTATGCCCAGGCCAGAATAACATTGCATTGCATGTGTAGCGTTGGAAATAAAAAAATAAAACATAGCGTTTGTTCGCTAATCAGTAATACAAGTCTTTTTTTTTTTTGCATGTGTGTTTCAGTGTATTGTTTCCTACTAAATAGGGATAGTTTTTTTTTTTTTTGTCGATTATACCCGTATAGTGAAATCAAGTTCAAGTTAATAAGAAGGTTGTTCTGAGAACCACATCTCTTTAATCTAGTCTGACCTACATGAATAGAATACGATTTGATTTCTAACCACATTTACAAGGGAATCGGCGTGAACATTTTCGTTCCTCGAATATTGATAATACTGAAATTAAGTAGGGGTAGATGGAAAAAGATCGATAGTATGGATCAATATAGTCAAGATTTCGTCGATTACAAGTTAGCAAACAAAAATATTTAGTCAATAACGCAAGGATATTAAGTGTAGTCATTGATGTCTTGTCTTTCTCGCAAACGTCACATGGTACCACTTCATGTATTTTTGTCCTTGGACCATGGTACCACTACACCTTTAACTTCATTAGAAAAATGCATTTAACTTGTAGATGGTACATGTACTAAAAATGTAACAATCATAGCTTGTTTCTTGACGGCCCATATCTTTTTCTGAAAACATGGAAAACAAATATTTAACTTAGGCTTTTCTATTCTTTTTCTGGCCCAATCCTTTGAGATACTAGTTGATAGTTTTATTTTGTGCAGCTATTGTGAAATAGAGAATCTAAAATATGGCGGACGAAGGTGCCACGTTCCACTAGTTGGCCAATGAGAAAACATAGTGCGTTATCCATAGAGATAAGCAGAATCTAGTTCTGTCATAGAACATCACTCCATCGTTTCTTCTATTTTTCCTAACACTACCACTTTGAGTCTTGAAGAAGGTCATCAACTTCGAGAATAATGGCTTCTCTTTGTGCTTCTTCTGCCATCGCCGCTATTTCTTCTCCAGGGTAAGCTCGTCTTCTTCTCTCCTCTCTGATCAGTTAACATCAAATATTTGGTATATAGGTAAGAAGGCTAGAATAGTGATCCATTTATGTAATGTAATGATTTATATTAGTCACGTCGTTTTTTTACTATCTGAATGTGTGTGTGTGAAATGCTAAAAGGTATGGTCAAAACTTTATATTAATTGTATGATATATGTACAGTTTCTTGGGAGGGAAGAAACTGAGGCTGAACAAGAAGTTGAATGTTCCAACTGTTTCTAGGTCCGGTACGTCGGTGCGCGCTGTCGCAGCGGATCCAGATAGACCAATTTGGTTCCCTGGAAGCACACCTCCAGAGTGGCTTGACGGTAGCCTCCCTGGTGACTTCGGGTTTGATCCTCTTGGTCTTTGTGAGTGTTATTTATTTCTCCCATATTATATGCTTTTAACCTATTTTACAGAATGGTTTATATTATTTTAACAATTGTCTGACTAACCCGTACACATGTCAGCATCTGACCCGGATAGTCTAAAGTGGAACGCACAAGCAGAGCTAGTCCACTGCCGGTGGGCAATGCTCGGCGCCGCCGGGATTTTTATCCCGGAGTTTCTAACCAAGATAGGAATCCTCAACACGCCGTCGTGGTACACGGCGGGAGAGCAAGAGTATTTCACCGACAAAACCACACTCTTCGTCGTTGAGCTCATCTTAATAGGATGGGCCGAGGGACGTAGATGGGCTGATATCATTAAGCCAGGTAGCGTCAACACTGACCCAATCTTCCCAAACAACAAACTGACGGGGACAGACGTTGGATACCCGGGTGGGTTATGGTTTGACCCGTTGGGTTGGGGATCCGGTAGCCCGGCTAAAATCAAGGAGCTGAGGACTAAGGAGATAAAAAATGGAAGGTTGGCTATGTTGGCAGTGATGGGTGCATGGTTCCAACACATATACACTGGGACTGGTCCTATTGATAACCTTTTTGCACATCTTGCTGATCCTGGCCACGCCACTATCTTCGCTGTAAGTGTGATCCAAATCAATCTTTAGTTTTGAATGCTCCGGATCATTTGTTTTGACTAGCTATTTTTTGTGTGTTTTTCTTTACAGGCTTTCACACCCAAGTGAGACGTCAAAAACTTCGAAAAAGGATGGGCTTGTGTGATCATGTTTGTACAAATATTGTTTTTGAACTTAAAACTATTATGTACTTATATAAACTGTGGTCGAATGCAAATTAGAGTAACAATGCTCTTTTCTTGACTAAATGCGCATGTCTTTCTTTTACATTGTCATTCCGGGTCAATGAGAGTGAATATCATCATTTTTTTTGCTCGTTTACGTTTAGTTATCTATCATGTTGAACGAGTTTGAGCAAACAAAGTTGAACCAGTTTGGTTCATGTTAGTTTACTTTGAGTTCCATCTCAATCATGTTGTTACTCTTTATAAACGAGCGATTAAAAGCTATGAATTTCATCTCACTGAATAAAATTAGATATTTTACCAACTGAGTTCGTGCGGCTAACTAAATATTAAGGCAAAGCGTATATTTATATATGTAAAAGATAACTCATAATTTTTTTTGTGGTTGACTAATTATATGTTTGTTAAAGTAGTTTAAGTGTAATGATAACATTTATTCAATGCTCATACACAAATTTGATTAACACAAAAAATATATTTATTATATAAAAAGAGAGGTAGTCAAGACAATTATTTTTATCTTCTTCTTTTTTTTTTTAAAATAGAAAATATTAAAAAATTATTAAAAATTAAACTGCTTTAAAAATTAGATAAAAATATATAAATAAATATGAAATTTTTTAAGATTTACACTATTTACAAAACAATTAATTTTTTATATTCAGACATGTTTTAAGATATAATGAATTGAAAACAAATTTCAACAACCAAACTACATCGATTCAGATTTTTTGGCATAAAATCTGTTATTATCCAAATCAAATTTAAATTAAAAGTCAGGATAAATGTTTTTATTGGTTACAAAATTCACAAAATTAGTTAAAAGATAAACAAAATTTTTACTTAAATAATATGACAGTTACAATTTTGCTTTTTCGGAATATCTATAATTATCCATATTATCTCTAGGTAACAATTTATACCCCTATAAAATTTTTGTTTCCTTTCATATTTTTTCATTCAAAAACCATTCTTCTAATTAAATATGGTTTATCAAAGATTTCTTTTATGTTTTCTTTTCGTAAGTAGTGTCTATGCCACAATCGTTTCTCATGATGGCCGAGCCATTACCATTGATGGTCACCGCCGAGTTCTCCTTTCTGGTTCTATCCATTATCCTCGAAGCACTCCTGAGGTATTTAATCTACCTTACATCAAACAATATGTGTGGTCTTAGTCTTTTATGTTTGCTACTAATTATATTTTTTTTTTGGTTAATATGTTTAGATGTGGCCGGATCTTATAAAAAAGGGTAAAGAAGGAGGTCTTGATGCGATCGAAACATATGTCTTCTGGAATGCGCATGAGCCCACTCGCCGTCAATATGATTTTTTCTGGAAAATTAGATCTTATTCGATTCCTGAAAACTATTCAAGATGAAGGATTGTATGCTGTTCTTCGCATAGGACCATATGCATGTGCTGAGTGGAATTACGGGTAATATACTAAAATGGATTTAGCTAGTCTCTTTAAGTGCAATATATACCAGTTTAATACATTTTGATAATAAGTTAGCTTCTTGTATGGTGATAGTACGGTTTTCCAAATAATGTTTTGGTTGATAAATGGTCCAATGAATTGATTTTATTAATTAGTATACCAAAACTTATGTATCGTAAATGTCAGAACTAGTCTTTAATTATAGTATATATTTTTAATAAATTATCATAATGAGTCGGCTTTTTGTATGATGATATTACTGTTTCTTATGAAATATTTTTGACCTGCAAAATTTTTAATTATTTTAAACAGAGGATTCCCAGTGTGACTGCGCAACATGCCTGGAATGGTGTTCAGAACTACAAATAAAGCATTTATGGTAGTCTTACCTGATGATCAATATTCCTTTTTATCATAAATGTAGTGTTATTTTTAATTAAATTTTATATGAATGATCTATGTATAGGATGAGATGCAAAACTTCACAACTATGATAGTAGACATGGTCAAGAAAGAAAAATTATTTGCATCACAAGGAGGTCCAACTATTCTTGCTCAGGTAATCGATTTAATCTTTTAAATACATTATGTGGTGTTTCGTAATGTTATATACAATTCTTAAAAATATTTATTTTTTTTTATTTTATTAATCTTGCAGATAGAAAATGAGTATGGAAATGTAATGGGACCCTATGGAGAATCGGGTAAATCATACATTAAGTGGTGTGCAAACATGGCTCAGTCTCTTGATGTTGGTGTTCCATGGATAATGTGTCAACAAAATGATGCTCCTCAACCTATGGTAATAATATCAGTCTAGACATAATTAATATTTATCTAATATATTCAAAGGCTAACTATTTTAAATCGTTTTTGTTTTCATAGTTGAATACATGTAATGGCTTTTATTGTGACAATTTTGTACCAAACAATCCCAACACTCCTAAGATGTGGACTGAGAATTGGACCGGATGGTTAGTTTTATTTTCTATTTTTTATTATTTTGTAAATATTTTATCATAATATATTTATTTTGTCTTCTATTTGTTTAGGTTTAAGCAATGGGGTGGTAAAAATCCCCATAGAACAACCGAAGATGTTGCATTTTCTGTTGCAAGATTCTTCCAAAGAGGAGGAACTTTTAATAATTATTATATGGTAAAATATAATGATGAAAATTTAATTTATTTATTAAAATAAGCTCACAGAAAATCGA includes:
- the LOC106301128 gene encoding chlorophyll a-b binding protein, chloroplastic, whose protein sequence is MASLCASSAIAAISSPGFLGGKKLRLNKKLNVPTVSRSGTSVRAVAADPDRPIWFPGSTPPEWLDGSLPGDFGFDPLGLSSDPDSLKWNAQAELVHCRWAMLGAAGIFIPEFLTKIGILNTPSWYTAGEQEYFTDKTTLFVVELILIGWAEGRRWADIIKPGSVNTDPIFPNNKLTGTDVGYPGGLWFDPLGWGSGSPAKIKELRTKEIKNGRLAMLAVMGAWFQHIYTGTGPIDNLFAHLADPGHATIFAAFTPK